In Vicia villosa cultivar HV-30 ecotype Madison, WI linkage group LG7, Vvil1.0, whole genome shotgun sequence, the DNA window CAATAACTTAAACTTAGTTTAATActgtcgtttttttttttttttttttttctgggtAGTTTAATACTGTCGTTAAGACAGACTAAAATCAATAACTTAAACTTAGTTTAATACTGTCGTTAAGACTATCAGTAAACAGATTGATATTCCAATTAATTTGATATAGGCTCTCATTTATACTTCCAATTTCAAGTATAATCAGGATATATTTACTAAATCGTTAATGAGTTATATTTACATTGAATAAGAGTAAGCCTAATACTTTAAAATTCTCGACATAGAAAAAAATTCAGCAGAAAACAATTATGAATTCGTGCGTGCCTTCGGCTATTTAAAAACGATAGAGGCAAATTACTTGAGACACATCAACCATgtgtattaattttaataaaataaaatccatgTTACAATGCTTTCCTTCCTCTGCCATGATCCAGATGCCACAATACTTTAAATATGAAGTCACATACGTACATCTtcataaaaaaatagatttatcTATAAAGATTACACTCTTCCCCTTATAAGGGGTATGAAACAATCATCTATCTTAACCTCGTGGTTTACAATACACAAGTGAAGCTCTATTTCTAAAATAAATCAACACACCAACTCCATCACAATGCTCTATTAAGAGAAGATAATTTCGTGCCACAGGGAGCAAGTCACAACTGCAGTTCTAAAACGCAAGCAAAAAAATCACACCAACTCCATCAGAACGCTCTAGTAAGGGAAGATACTTTCGTGCCGCTGGGAGCAAGTTGCAAGTCGCAAGTGCAGTGCTAAAATGCAAGCAAACAAATCATCCCATTTTGCCTCTACAGCGCCAGATGACATGTTCAATGAAATTCAACCGACTTGTCTGTACTAAATAATCCCCTTAGAAATGCTAGAAGTTGCATTTATCTTTAGTGTGCGCTCAGGGATGTAGGTAACACCTGTTAAAAACCAGAATGTATGTTAACCCAAACATTGTAAAAGTATTTGAGAGATATATATGTAAGAATGTATGCTTGGCAGGTTAGCACATGGAAATAAATAAAGTAACGACTATAGAAAACAGAAACAAATTACAAAGCAGAATAAATAACAGAGGATGGACCCAAATGACGCTCAAAATCTTAAACACGCTCCAGATGATGGCAGTTATAATCTGATTGAGAAATTCCCATGAGTTTAATTGGTATTGGTGATTTAACTATCTAAATTATATGTCCAAACATTTTCTACCCAGGAAGTGTCATCAATTAATTCATTTCATCCGCCCGAAGTTCTCATAAGGATGCAGTTTTTAATATCTTGAGATATCtggaaaaaaattcaaatcatgGGGGTCTAAATAAAATGGGCAAAGCAAAAGTAAATTATTTTGATACAGGTTGGGCTGCATCAAGGGTGATTGTGTCCACCATAATACATTGCACTGTATAATTCAGGGACCAACACCTCACTAGGTACAATTTCCCAAACATCTACTTTCCTAACAAGAAAAGGCATCATCCAAATGTGTGTCGATCCATACCTTTTTCTTTGACATCAATTTGCAAAGAGTCGAGCGTGATTGTGCCATCAGTCAATGGGAGTAGCTCAAGCTTAATAGTGGATGTGGATTGAGATGGGATACATCTGGTGTGGAGAATACATGGTTTTAAATTGATCAGTGCCCATTTAAACTTAAAACAAAAccacaaataaaaacaaaacataatataTTACCCCAGTGGAACTCTACTCTGGAGCCACAGATGTGTACAACTCACACCAGAATTAGGGATGACATCATCATTCTTAGAAACTGTTTGAGGTCTGCCATCGTCACTTATCCTTCCCAAAAATTCTGTGAAACCAATAAAAGGACTCGATGGAGTGGCTGGTGAACTCAGTGAAACCACTGAAGGGGGTGAAATAAAAGATGCTGGAGCAAGCACTGTCAATGTTAGATCCTCAGATGTCAAATTTGAAGCTTGAAGAGTTAAAACCTGACAAAGAAATGGCATTTAGATTAATCTAATTGTAATTTTAGGAGAATAATCATCGCAAACAAAATATGAGCACTAATGCAAGACCCAACTCAAGATagtcaaaacataaaacatatattAACCTGCACATCAAGTTGGGAATTTCTTTCATAAGGTCCTGGAGACTCTCCTGATATCTCAGATGCAACAGAAATCATAATATCCCTCGGCATACGTGGACGCCAACTGGTTggttgtttaaaaaataatttcgaTGCTTTATTAAGAACAAATGGAGGGAAAAGAACACTAGTTAGCACCTTTATATGGTATCACCGAACAAATCAAAGGGGGCCAAAGGCTTACTTGTATAATTGCATCGACATGACACCATAACTGCATACTGATCGTCAATAGAAGAAATCTTACTTCTGTCAAGACTATTGGAAGAAAGACTTGATTTTGATGCCGAGCTTCCAGATTGCAACTTTGAAAAGTGGGGACTTTCATCCAGAACCTTTAGATGATTACAAACAGATGTTGCAGGTTTAAGGATGAAAGAGTGCTCCTCACCTCTCCTGTAATTAGAAACTTCTAATAAGATGAAGAATAGTAGAGTTAACTGCATAAACCAAATTCTGAATTTCACATCCTCTTCATCCAACCCCAAGCTAACCAGATTGATCCAACCCCAAGATACATAGCCATGTGTATGTGATACACTTTTTTTTCCCAAATTATGAGTGGAAAATATTCTTGGTCCATAAACAAAGATAAACATGGTATTCTCCAAggaatttttttggattattTTATGCCTTATTATGCCATAGATATTCAACTAAGTTTTACATTCACTTGCCAACTAATTTGTTGACTGCCCTACACAACCCACTCATTATAGTCGCTGGAGGTAGATGAATAAAAAACTAGGAAAAACTACTATGAAAGACTTAGAGATCAATAGTTTGATAGAGTGATGTTTCATGACATATGATATTGGAAGTTATTTAGATCTTGTTGAACATGTGTTATTGGAAGTTATTGAGATCTGGTTGAACATGTTATGGTTGAACATATGATATGATAGAACATTACAACTAAAAACAACCAAGttttatcccactaagtgggatCTGCTACATGGATCAAACTACACCATAATGTTATATCAAAAACCATGTTTCTATCCAACTCGTCAAACTCAAGATCTTTTCCTAATAAGTTTCTCTTACCgtttttctaggtcttcctctacGTCTAGTCGTTTAATTACCCTCCATCTGATCTACTTTTCTTACTTCAGAGTCCATAGGTTTTCTCTCTACATGTCCAAACCACCCAAGTCTAGGGGTGCTCATGGGTTGGATAAACCCAATAAACCCATTAAAATCCACCCAAATCGACCCAAAAAAGTGGTTTGGGTTGGGTTATTGTGTGAATAcagttttcaaaaatgaaaatccATTCAAAATAATTGGGTTATAGGTAAACCCACATCCAACCCACcaagtctattttccaccatcttttctaCTTGGGTGTTATCCCAACATTCTctctaacatttttatttctagttttatctCGTCTAATCATACCACACATCCAACTCAACATCCTTATCTTTGCtacacttattttatttttgtgttggTTCTTTACCGCCCAGTATTCCATCACGTACAATATTGCTAGTCTTACATCTATCTGATAGAATTTTTCCTTCAATTTGAGTGGTACTTTATTGTCATATAAAACACTTGAGGTCCTTCTCAATTTCAATCAACCAGCTTTAATTTGATGGTTTACGTCTCCTtctatttctccatcattttgtACTATGGATACAAGATATTTAAACCATGTAACCCGCGGTATGATATGATCTTCAACTTTGACCTCTAGGTTAGAAACACCACTCCTTTTGCTAAACTTACATTCCATATACTCTGTATTACTTCTGGTTAGGCAAAAGTCATACGCTTCTAAGGATTGCCCCTTCACAAAGGGTTTCCCCTTTAACACAAACTATAAAATTCTCTTAATGAAACCTTTCTATTTTCCCTATTTCTCTAATTGTTCATCCTTTAGCTAACTTCCTCGAATACTTACTCCACATTATTCTACCCTTCTATCTTTACACCCCACTCCACTTAAACCTTGATCATGTTTATACATTTGTTCATACAAACAATTATAAATATGGTACAGTAGGAATACCAACTGAACTAAGATGTTATGAGTTACAGCTCTTATTAGAGAGAATTGTAGCTGTTGTAAGACACTAACTAATTAAAGTAGATAAACAGGAAAATACATTCTAATAAAATTCATGACCTTGCATGCCCCATCTCTAACTTATCTAGCTCCATGAATCTAGTTTAATACTTAAGACTGAATTTAGTCTTCCTTATCCTAATGCCTGAACAGCAGCATAAATTCATACTAGTAAAATATTTCTGTAAATTTCGTTTGCCTGGTCAACCATATCTTATTCTCCTTTTTCTAATTGATATCATGTTACTAATAAAAGTCCATTAGATGCTGGtagttttcaaaaacaaaaatcaattcCTATTCATACCtacattcttcttttttttttcttataaaaaaaaagtatacCTTTTTTTCAAATGTTTTCCACAATTTTTTCgaagaaaaaaaagtatttttttacaaaattgtctAAACACAAAAACTCACCCTCAAAGCCACTTACTTGCCTCTAGCCGGAAGAGGCGTGCGTCAATTACATGAAATGATACTTGTCCAACAGATTCTCTTAATAAATTCAAACCACAGTTCAtcttaatatattaatttaaattactcTTGCATCCTATCAGCTAAATCCCTGGAACAATAACAGCATCGCAAAGTTGGCAAAGCTTTTTTAGTAAAGCTAATGTTTGGATTGGGGTAACAGTGGAAGAAGCTATAGGAAGGAACAACTCTTACCAAAAGAAGAGGGGGAATTGATTCATATACATTAGAAGAACTGGACCCTCCTCCCTTACTTTGCGAAAAGTTAGAATAACTATTCCTCCCAAATTTGCAGGAGGGCAAGGGGATAGATTACATATCATCTTGAAACAATTTCCCCCTCTTTGGCAGGGTTAGGATTACTCAATAAGAGAAAATATAGAACTGATTAACGAAGGGTGCGCAGCATGATATCAGATATTGAACAATACAGACAACATTAAGAAACATAATAAGAATAACAACCTGAGGGATAAATTTGGTAAAGAATGGTCGTTTCCAGCTTCAATACATGCAAATGGTAATGATGACGGTGGTCCAGCTTTTGTTGCTTCTTCAAATATAATTGTAATGGCATCAATAAATATGACAATATCCGGAGCATGTACAGGAGCAATATTCTGAAGAACaacttataaaatattaataaaaaacagAAGCCGGCAATAGTTAATAGTATAAATGGCCTTTCCCCCACCCACACACCCAAAAAAAAAGGTATGAAAGTTCAAACCTTTATTTGAACGCACAGAAGATCTTCTGAATTGCAGTCAGCAGCAAAAGAATGAATCTCTACAGGTTGTATTATTTCAAGTTTCCTTCTCCACCTTCTTCCTGGGGTATAGATACCTTGCAATCcacaacaaacagaaaatctttctCGCTCCAATGAGACACCTCGAAAAGATAAAAGTTCTTCGGCCTCATTTTTTTTCCTTAAAAACTTCTGAGATGAGATCTGGTCCCACTCATCAATGTCAAAATCTGGCTTAGAACTAGCTGCTTTCAAAGGACCAGGCGGCGGAATAGTATTTTGGGGTAATGATGACATGGAGTAACTTCTAAAATGGCTTCCAAAAGAGAATATCTGAGGGCCAGATGAGGGTGAAGAATTGTACTTCTGAGAGGTGCTACTGATTCCGGAGTTTGTAGGCAAAGGAGAGGGAGATAATGGGCGAGACCCAGAGGGAAGATTGTTATCTAATGGAAGTATCCATTTCAATAGGTCTCCACATGGATCCTGATTTGTATAAAGTGAATTGCCCTGGCTCTCAGAAGACAATATTTTCCCTTCATATTTTTCATATTGAAGAATTTCTATACAAGGGTCTCTAAGAAAATTAACACCAACATTCACCTGTAAAAGAACCTGGATCCTTCCAAACAGGAAAATAGAATCAGATCAGTAATCTGAGCAAATGAGATTATTCATGCATATTTAGGAGGATTTTGTGTATTGAAAACAAAATATGCCacaaaagttataaaaaatgcatttaatgatCCACATGAGTTTCACAGGAATACTTCACCAAGATCTTTCGAAGTACTAAATAAACATGGAAAACGCCCATGAAATATATTCAAAGCTTGATAAATGCTCGTGTTCATTTAAGAGAAGAAGCCAACTAGATTAGTGCAACAATTTCCCAACACAAAATATATGTCctagaaatttcattaataattaacaatGATAGTTACATAAGTTAACATACTCCTTAACAGCCCAAGTAGCATATAGAAATTGTTCGCTCCGAATTCCATAGAGAAATATATGGATTTTAAATGTTGATAATGCAGTTACAAGACAAAACAGAGCTGAGTATGCAACAACTCATAGCACAACCTCATCTATGCCTTTTACAATCAGGATAGACAAATGAACTGGATTCCATGTTTTGCATCTAAGAGTTACTTATAGCTTAATATACACAAGGCATTGGTGCATGCACGCACATACAGATACCGTTTAGAAGTTAcaaatgattttatattttaagtaAAAGACGATCAAGCTGCTAGTAAGTGTGCATGTTAGGAAAATGAAAACTTTTAGTGATCAAAAGGGAATAAGAGGAGAATCCCAAATTGAACCAGAAAATAATCAACATTATGGCACATACCACTATGTCTCCATTAGGTAGGGCACAACACTTCACAGAATTCCTCGCCACTCCACCAGAAATAGTTGCATCAAAATTTGCCCTATCAATAACTGCACTAATAGAAGACTCATGTTTTACAGTTTCTTTCACTTCAATTGATGAGATCTTTTGGCCATTTGTTTCAGAGAAGATGGATTTTTTTGAAGAACCGTGTCTAGACCAAAGTGGCTCATCAGACTCACAAATCCTCACAAAAAAGTGTGAACTCTTGAATTTGTCCAACAACGATGCAGTCTGTCTTTTATGAACCTCCATTCTTAGAAGGGATTCACCAGAAGAAACATCTGATGGGTGATCAGCCTTTGCCTTTGGCAGGTTTTCCTTGTTCTCATCTTGACCACTAGAACTAAGTTGCTCTTCTCCAGCAACTGAATTATTTCTGTGCTCGATGTTCCCGTTTTCTTTGTTAGGGCTGTGACCTATGCCATTCTTACTCATCGCGGCAGCAACTTTAAAGGGGGTGATAATCTCTGTGTCTTGCTTACATGCAGACAAGCATGCCACAATATGAACTTGTTCACCTGAGTTATAATTATAAATTAGGTCCATGTAACTTTCTGTACGAGCTGACAGATCAATTAACATATTTTACACAGAGAATTGTGCTCCAAAGAAGGAAAGAGTCTTACCAGGAAAGAGAAAGGAACGGTCTAGAGGACGCAGGGATTGGATATCTGATACGTGATTCCAGTCTTCAGGAAGCTCTTCTGTGAAAAGATGGAAAGAAACATATCAAAGTTAGGACAAACTGAACAGACAATCTAAAAGTAAAGACAATAAAAAATATTCCCCTAACTTCAAATTATAAACACTACCCTTCTAAAATGAATGCCAATCAAAATCATCTTGTCCTCATAATTTCACTCATTCGAAACTCAGTTGCCACTGAAGTAGAATTTGACAAACAATCATAACTGAATCAAACAGTTTTGTTCAGTCCTCCTCAGTACTACCACCCAcattagaatgatgaaaatgttATGCACCTCGTATTAATCTTGTATTCTATAACGTTCTATCTCTAAAACGAACCCAGATTCCGCATAGTCAGAGAAATCATACAATCACGCAGTCAAGGGATTTGACCCACCATTAGATGAAAATCAAACAGCTCATATTCTAACATtaccaaatcaaaatttaaatagaTCTCGAAATATGATCAGTCTAATCTTAATCTAACAACCGATAACCAACTTTGTGAATGCACTACTACAAAGAATCCAAATCCCTCTAAaacacaaataaataataaaaaacattcgTAAAGCTTAGTCAAACTCGAACATGTCAACCTTGAGTATTGTCAAGTGAAAAAAACAGAACAAAATGATAACAACAATCCTCAACTCATTTGGTTCCACCCAAGGCCATCTTTGAAAGTGCGCAAGACGGCCTACAACACAAGGCTTCACACTTTTTCATGATTAAGCTATGGGAAAAAAAGGCCTTCATATACATATTCCATGGTTAATTTACGGTTAAATAGGACCCCTTACAAAAAATTTCACGACTCAACTGAAGTTAACTTCAGCTTCTTACACCGGGTCTCTCAAAAGTTTGAGATGGCTCTGGTTCCACCTTTCTAACCAAACAAAAATTAACCAACTGTTTCATCCCAATACAAGATCTCTCCTCTTTATAGAATACAGCACACCAAAACATAACACATATAACAACATATCAATTATTCTAACAAGTCTAACATACACTACTCAAAGAATCAATAACCTAACACCGATACACTAATTGTGTTTAGTGAGTGATCAAACAAATAGTAACACATACTATAAGGAATAGCAATCCATCCTTCTTCTTCCGTCACATCCAAATGCTTAGCCAACAAACTCGCCTCATTTTTCAAATCACAAACTCCATTCTCCCCATCCATCTCTCCCTCAAACTGCTCCACCGTCGTACCATACCTCGCATACGGATTCTCGGACAACAAACTCTCCAAAGAGTGAGAGCCATGAACAGGCCgaggaggaggagaaggaggaggAAGCGCATCAACACGAGGCTCCGGAGTCGATGAAGGTTTAGCTTTATCTTTATCTTTATCTGAATGTACGTGTGTTGCGGAACGCATCAAGAAATTCATGTTTGTAAGATTTTCAAAACCTGCGAAACTCGAAATCAGTGGCTAGGGTTTAAGAGTTTTTGCGAATTGATCGAAGATTTGAGAAATGGAAAATGGAAAATTTGAAGGATCGAGAATGAATACCTGATTTGAATTGAAGCAAAGAGGATTGATTGTAAGAAGTGGAGTTGCGTGATGCAACCACCAAGTACGATCAACCAATTCACTTCAATCTCGATCTGAATCTGTGCTGGAAACTCTTACACTCTCTCTGTGTACAGTGAAGATTGATTTCTTAATTCGTGAACTTAAACGCACCGTTTAGGTTCGGGGTAATTATGTTTGATTATTTGGTTAGAGTTCAGTTACTCTTTTTTTTATGTGAATGTAATTGGACTTTTCAGTTATTATGAATAAGTGcatcaaaaaattaaatttagtatgAATTAGAAATGatgataatattttttattcatgttGGTAGTGACACTGACAATGATTAATTGTGTTTGAAGTATTGTATTGTCGTTTATTAtgttcttttaaaaaaatcaaatatatatcaAAATATAGAGTTATAGTTAGTTGCACGTTTTAGCAATTTATGTGTTTCTAtggtgaaatttttttttttaaagtaaaggAGGATAAATCCCAacacaaaatatattaaaaaaagaagagagaaattaCCGAGCAAGAAAAGCTAGGGGCATCAAACCAAAACCCCCTTAATGAGAAAATCTATAATTAGGAAGGCCAATAGAGTTTTTGGCAAATTCCATTAGAATCTCCCTATGAACAACATCCCACCAAATAAAATCTTGTATTTGTAAACCTATGTTAGCAAGCCTATCAACACAATGATTTCCTTCCCTATATATGTGAGTGATCAAAAAGTTAATGGATCTAGTATGATGTAGGACATTCTCCCATCTATTTCGAAGAGTCCAAGGGACAATATCGGGCTTGGAAAAAGCGAGAACCACCAGCTTTGAATCAGTTTCCAGCCATAAATTTGTCCAATTTTTCTGCCTAGCAATCTCGATAGCCAAAATGGCGCCAGATAACTCAGCCCAGTACGCATTACCTGAACCTAAGAATTTGGAGAAACTGCCATGATGCTTTCCTGTATGATCTCTAAAGATACCACCGCAAGCCGCCCGTTGAGGCACCCTTGTAGCCACACCATCAGTGTTACATTTTAACCAATTGAGAACTGGAGGATGCCACAAGAAGTCCTTAACAATAAAAGCTTTCGGAGGATTAACTTTAATATTGAAACTTTTGAGGAATTGAAAGTCCAAAACCGAGTTTGAACCTACTTTCGGAGTAGTGTTTCCCGTGTACTCAACATCCCTCTTGACCTCTTTGAATAGAGAAGTCTAAGTGATGCTCTTGTCCTCGAACCGGCTTAAGTTACGAGCTTTCCAAATCATAGAAATAACACTGACCACCGCAGCCAGCAACACTACCTTACTTTGAGCAGAATGGAGCTTGTTGTAAGCAGACCAAATATCCGGAACAGCAGAGAAATTATGAGACAAAGACGTCAAAAGGAAATTCCAGAATTTAGCTGCAAAAGAGCAAGTGAAGAATAAATGCTCAACAGTTTCACCCTTAGTGCCACAAAGATTGCAAATCGAAGGAAGATGGAACCCCCTAATGGCCATGTTGTCGTCTGTCGGAACTTTATTGTGGAGCAGCCTCCAGAAAAGTAAAGATGAAGAGGCTGGAATTTGCGCATTCCAAATGAGCTTTCCCCAATCAACAATGTTGTAAATGCGGGATTTGAAGTCATATGTTGTTTTCAAAGTAAGGACGCCGTCTGTTGCTGAATTCCAAACAAAGGGGTCCTCTTTTTGAACAACAGAGAGATGAACATTAGAGAGGAGATTAGCAAGATTTGAAACCGTACCTTAATATCTGTAGGCAGATTCCACTTGCAATTTTGAATATAGGCAGCCGCCTTGTCTTTGAGGAAAGGGTGAGAACCTCCGGTAGCGTTTAGGGATTCGAGCACAACTGAACCATTCCAATTATCAGACCAGAATTTAATTCTGTTACCATTACCAATCAGCCAGCTTGAATTGCTTTTAACATCCTCCAAAGAAGCTTTCATGCTGCTCCACAAAGATGAAAAAATATGGTATGAAATCTCTTTGCCATCTCGCAAGACTCTAGCTTTTAGAAGGCATGCCCACTGCTCATTTGAATTGAAAAGGTCCCAGCACAGTTTCAAGTTGGCAGCCTCATTTAACATGACCAGAGATCTAATCCCCAAACCACCCTCCTCATAAGGCCGACAACATTCATTCGAAGCCACCGCAACAATTTTGCGAGATTCAATCTCCCCACTCCAGATGAAATTTTTAGCCCATCTATTAATGTTTTTCAGAACCGAAATAGGCCAAGAGTAAATCAGCAAGGTGTGAATCAACATGCTCTGAATTACTGATTTAACAAGAACCAGTCTGCCCGTAATAGAAAGTAAGCTAGCTTTCCAAGCCGAAAGTTTGGTTCGAATTCTATCCGTAATGCCTTGAAAATGAATTGGTTTAGGCCTTCCCCGGAAAATGGGAGCACCCATTTAATATGGTATCATAAAATCCAATGCTAAATCAAACTGATTTTTAGGAtatatttggattgatggaagCCGATAGAGTATAGTAAAATTAAATGGTAAATAATGAGATTTTATGGGTTAGATTTGTAAATATTGAATGAAATAGAATGAAACATGATGGAATCCATTTCATCTCATTTCCATTCAATCCTCCATTTTTATTTATCCGATTTGGGGTATATGCAATGAAATgagatatttttaataaaatagtcgAACAATAGAGTGAGATCTTTATTCCATCTCATTCTGCTCTGCTTCATTCCATTTCGTTATATTCAATTTTGTTCCGCTCTGTTATGCTTCATCAATCAAAACATACCCCTGAtcacttaatttttttcttcaaaactatttaaaataacTCGTTAACAAAGCCTAAGGCTATGTTTATTGGATGTAAAGATAGCATAGCTAACATTTTCACATCTATTGAAATTACTAAGACTGACAATTGTCAGTTTAGGAAAGGTTTAACCTGTTATAGCAGGTTTAACCTGTTATAGTAGGTTTCCTAGGTTGCTCTATATAAGGTAATAAGTGTGCATTTGTAACTTACATTCAATATTAATAAAACTTTGTTATAACAGAAATGAAAACCTCCA includes these proteins:
- the LOC131620459 gene encoding uncharacterized protein LOC131620459 — encoded protein: MNFLMRSATHVHSDKDKDKAKPSSTPEPRVDALPPPSPPPRPVHGSHSLESLLSENPYARYGTTVEQFEGEMDGENGVCDLKNEASLLAKHLDVTEEEGWIAIPYKELPEDWNHVSDIQSLRPLDRSFLFPGEQVHIVACLSACKQDTEIITPFKVAAAMSKNGIGHSPNKENGNIEHRNNSVAGEEQLSSSGQDENKENLPKAKADHPSDVSSGESLLRMEVHKRQTASLLDKFKSSHFFVRICESDEPLWSRHGSSKKSIFSETNGQKISSIEVKETVKHESSISAVIDRANFDATISGGVARNSVKCCALPNGDIVVLLQVNVGVNFLRDPCIEILQYEKYEGKILSSESQGNSLYTNQDPCGDLLKWILPLDNNLPSGSRPLSPSPLPTNSGISSTSQKYNSSPSSGPQIFSFGSHFRSYSMSSLPQNTIPPPGPLKAASSKPDFDIDEWDQISSQKFLRKKNEAEELLSFRGVSLERERFSVCCGLQGIYTPGRRWRRKLEIIQPVEIHSFAADCNSEDLLCVQIKNIAPVHAPDIVIFIDAITIIFEEATKAGPPSSLPFACIEAGNDHSLPNLSLRRGEEHSFILKPATSVCNHLKVLDESPHFSKLQSGSSASKSSLSSNSLDRSKISSIDDQYAVMVSCRCNYTTSKLFFKQPTSWRPRMPRDIMISVASEISGESPGPYERNSQLDVQVLTLQASNLTSEDLTLTVLAPASFISPPSVVSLSSPATPSSPFIGFTEFLGRISDDGRPQTVSKNDDVIPNSGVSCTHLWLQSRVPLGCIPSQSTSTIKLELLPLTDGTITLDSLQIDVKEKGVTYIPERTLKINATSSISKGII